In Bos mutus isolate GX-2022 chromosome 10, NWIPB_WYAK_1.1, whole genome shotgun sequence, a single window of DNA contains:
- the INAFM2 gene encoding putative transmembrane protein INAFM2 gives MKERDATPAERGKPATYTGDKKAKMAAKTNKKWVRLATVFAYVLSVSLAAIVLAVYYSLIWQPVGAGTSGGAAGPPPGGSNATGPSGTSGAAAGPNSTGLSRREAPRDAPPLQAARPVSPEPSADSPQAGPLEQPRGAEEDEEEAAAAPGSR, from the coding sequence ATGAAGGAGCGCGACGCGACCCCGGCCGAGCGGGGCAAGCCGGCCACCTACACCGGGGACAAGAAGGCGAAGATGGCGGCCAAGACCAACAAGAAGTGGGTCCGGCTCGCCACTGTGTTCGCCTACGTGCTCTCCGTGTCGCTGGCCGCCATCGTGCTCGCCGTCTACTACAGCCTCATCTGGCAGCCGGTGGGCGCCGGGACCTCGGGGGGAGCCGCCGGCCCGCCCCCCGGCGGCTCCAACGCCACCGGCCCGTCCGGGACttcgggggcggcggcggggcccaACAGCACGGGATTGTCCCGCCGCGAGGCGCCGCGCGACGCGCCCCCGCTGCAGGCGGCGCGGCCCGTGTCTCCGGAGCCCTCTGCCGACAGCCCCCAGGCCGGGCCGCTGGAGCAGCCGCGGGGGGccgaggaggacgaggaggaagCGGCGGCAGCGCCGGGGAGTCGTTGA